The following coding sequences are from one Musa acuminata AAA Group cultivar baxijiao chromosome BXJ1-6, Cavendish_Baxijiao_AAA, whole genome shotgun sequence window:
- the LOC103988678 gene encoding ATP-dependent (S)-NAD(P)H-hydrate dehydratase, producing the protein MSGSIASSGCPEYCMWASSAVVRRQLFLIRSLGGYCCRIHSHRMRGIQGANVEASEADAESIIRRVTPALDPIRYKGQAGKIAVIGGCREYTGAPYFAAISALKLGADLSHVFCTKDAATVIKSYSPELIVHPVLEESYSVRDDERDSVSAKVLSEVGKWMERFDCIVVGPGLGRDQFLMGCVSDIMRHARQSSIPIVIDGDGLFLVTNNLDLVRGNPLAVLTPNINEYKRLVEKALDCEVNDEDGTNQLQLLARRIDGVTILRKGKSDFISDGEAVTSVSTFGSPRRCGGQGDILSGSVAVFSSWARRHLLSTKEATGKSLSNPMVLGGIAGSALLRRAAALAFQNKKRATLTTDIIEYLGKSLEDICPAE; encoded by the exons ATGAGTGGTTCCATCGCTTCCTCTGGTTGTCCAGAGTATTGCATGTGGGCATCGTCAGCGGTGGTAAGGAGGCAGCTTTTCTTGATAAGGTCTTTGGGTGGATACTGTTGTCGGATACATTCACATAGAATGCGAGGGATACAAGGCGCTAATGTCGAGGCATCAGAGGCTGATGCTGAGAGCATTATTCGGAGGGTAACACCAGCGCTAGACCCCATTCGTTATAAAGGCCAAGCAG GAAAGATTGCAGTAATTGGTGGATGTCGTGAGTACACAGGGGCTCCATATTTTGCTGCTATATCAGCTCTAAAACTC GGGGCAGACTTATCACATGTTTTTTGTACAAAAGATGCAGCAACAGTGATAAAGAGCTATAGCCCGGAGTTGATTGTGCATCCAGTTTTAGAAGAATCTTACAGTGTAAG GGACGACGAGAGAGACTCTGTTTCTGCTAAGGTTCTTTCTGAAGTTGGAAAGTGGATGGAAAGATTTGACTGTATTGTTGTTGGTCCGGGACTAGGAAGAGATCAATTTCTTATG GGTTGCGTGAGTGACATCATGAGGCATGCAAGGCAATCAAGCATTCCAATAGTCATTGATGGG GATGGTCTCTTTCTTGTCACTAACAACCTTGACTTAGTTCGTGGAAACCCATTAGCTGTCCTAACACCAAATATCAATGAGTATAAACGCCTTGTCGAGAAGGCTTTGGATTGTGAAGTTAATGATGAAGATGGTACCAACCAATTACAATTGCTTGCCAGGCG GATTGATGGTGTTACTATTCTTCGTAAAGGGAAGTCAGATTTTATTAGTGATGGTGAAGCAG TCACAAGTGTGAGCACATTTGGCTCACCTCGACGTTGTGGTGGTCAAGGTGACATCCTTTCTGGCAG TGTTGCAGTATTTTCATCATGGGCACGCCGGCATTTATTGTCTACAAAAGAAGCCACTGGAAAGAG TTTGTCAAATCCAATGGTCCTCGGGGGCATTGCTGGTTCTGCACTGCTTAGAAGAGCTGCTGCTCTTGCGTTCCAAAACAAGAAACGGGCAACACTTACTACAGATATTATTGAGTACTTGGGGAAGAG TTTGGAAGACATATGCCCTGCTGAATAA